A single genomic interval of Aegicerativicinus sediminis harbors:
- a CDS encoding ester cyclase has translation MKTKFKSLGKLLLIIIGTIFIATSCSNNEAELQAKIESLEAELQTYQDEKLLIENRLQVFDTLDYEYYTDQKWDKFNESHADDIVVYNPDGSITEGLYPAHIDDLKPMFIFAPDTKIKNHPVRFGSGDWTAVIGELEGTFSEPMPIGNGKTIPPTGKSFKLTMATIGQWKDGKMIKEYLFWDNQSFMKQIGLAQ, from the coding sequence ATGAAAACAAAATTTAAATCACTAGGAAAGCTTTTGCTAATTATAATTGGAACCATTTTTATTGCAACAAGTTGTTCCAATAACGAAGCAGAGCTGCAAGCCAAAATAGAATCTTTGGAGGCTGAGCTACAAACATATCAAGATGAAAAATTATTAATTGAGAACCGCCTTCAAGTTTTTGACACATTGGACTATGAATATTATACCGATCAAAAATGGGATAAGTTTAATGAAAGTCATGCTGATGATATAGTAGTTTACAACCCTGATGGTAGTATTACTGAAGGCCTATACCCTGCTCACATTGATGACTTAAAGCCAATGTTCATTTTTGCGCCAGATACAAAAATCAAAAACCATCCAGTACGTTTTGGAAGTGGTGATTGGACGGCTGTGATAGGCGAATTGGAAGGAACATTTAGTGAGCCCATGCCAATAGGAAATGGAAAAACAATACCTCCGACAGGAAAGTCTTTCAAGTTAACAATGGCAACCATAGGTCAATGGAAAGATGGCAAAATGATTAAAGAGTATCTTTTTTGGGACAATCAATCTTTTATGAAACAAATTGGCCTTGCACAATAA